The proteins below come from a single Paludibacter jiangxiensis genomic window:
- a CDS encoding MFS transporter gives MYKTLWNRDFILLTMSNFLLCITYYSLISTLPVYLADSLHADKSAIGLVLAAYTIASVTVRPVSGFALDKFGRKMILVSALTLYSALFIGYMFALSIALITVLRFMQGLGWGISTISGSTVAVDIIPNEKRGEGIGFYTLSTTLGMSVGPVIGLLLVHHGSYLLMFAGMLVISIIAIVCAGIVKVPRNIPHATNMGFNLHNLFEPKAVLPSINLLIIMTAYGGLLSFVALYGKEVGVHDTSLFFLVFAAGIAISRITVGKTFDKNGPAVILTFCLILDILGFTVLALLKNPFGYFISAILIGFGNGVVFPVFQTMVNNVAEPAHRGAANSTLYTALDLGMGAGMILIGFISEHTSLSLAFICCAVICLAGLALFRFRVLSDYLSKTLQTKH, from the coding sequence ATGTATAAAACATTATGGAACAGGGACTTCATTTTATTGACCATGTCGAATTTCCTGTTGTGTATTACCTATTATTCGCTCATTTCCACCCTTCCGGTTTATTTAGCCGACAGTCTTCATGCCGACAAAAGTGCAATCGGGCTTGTGCTGGCTGCCTATACCATCGCTTCGGTGACGGTTCGTCCGGTGTCTGGCTTTGCCCTTGATAAATTCGGAAGAAAGATGATACTCGTCAGTGCATTAACACTCTATTCAGCACTGTTTATCGGCTACATGTTTGCTCTTTCTATTGCATTGATCACGGTACTCCGCTTCATGCAAGGACTTGGCTGGGGCATTTCCACCATCTCCGGGTCAACCGTCGCCGTTGACATTATTCCTAATGAAAAAAGAGGCGAAGGTATCGGCTTTTATACGCTCTCCACCACCCTAGGCATGTCCGTAGGACCTGTAATCGGATTGTTGCTGGTACATCATGGAAGCTACCTGCTTATGTTTGCCGGAATGCTTGTCATATCCATTATCGCCATTGTTTGTGCCGGCATTGTCAAAGTGCCCCGAAACATTCCTCATGCGACCAATATGGGCTTCAATCTGCATAATCTCTTCGAACCAAAGGCTGTATTGCCTTCGATTAATCTGTTGATAATAATGACTGCGTACGGAGGTTTATTATCGTTTGTCGCTCTTTACGGAAAGGAAGTCGGCGTACATGACACCTCCCTGTTTTTTCTGGTTTTTGCTGCAGGAATAGCCATTTCGCGAATCACAGTAGGCAAAACTTTTGACAAAAACGGACCTGCTGTTATTCTCACCTTTTGTCTTATACTTGATATTCTGGGATTTACCGTGCTGGCTTTATTGAAAAATCCGTTCGGATATTTCATATCGGCCATTCTGATCGGCTTTGGCAACGGAGTCGTTTTTCCGGTTTTTCAAACAATGGTGAACAATGTGGCAGAACCGGCTCACCGTGGAGCCGCCAACTCTACGCTCTACACGGCACTCGACCTCGGAATGGGTGCCGGTATGATCCTGATCGGGTTCATATCCGAGCACACATCCTTGTCGCTTGCTTTCATTTGTTGCGCCGTAATTTGCCTTGCTGGCCTTGCTCTATTCCGCTTCAGGGTATTGAGCGATTATCTGTCGAAAACACTACAAACCAAGCATTAA
- a CDS encoding glucoamylase family protein, with amino-acid sequence MRKLSFLLAIIIIVASCGKNNEPVVPDVTSLSVVSVQINGSSLTNNGNFHGVAGGVQVAKIVFNNTVDPSSIVTSGLSFGGTIGSNYKATQGDNKQTIVLTSTASVAPLTSFTFSINTGVNLGGKIVTGFSSQYMTAIDSTAKFPTLSDNDLLTLIQQKTLSYFTDYAHPVSGMARERLGSGETVTTGGSGFGLMAMLVGIERGFLTRSDGFSRINKVVNFLNTQADKFHGAFPHWMNGTTGKVIPFSTKDDGGDLVETAFMMQGLLSVREYFKNGNSSEQAMCDTIQKLWQNVEWDWYRQNGQNVLYWHWSPDYGWAMNMPIAGYNEALIVYILAAASPTHSIPKEVYTNGWAKNGGITNGKTFEGTILPLGSDYGGPLFFTHYSFLGLDPRNLRDQYASYWQQNTAHAKINNMYCIRNPGGYYGYSADSWGLTASDIPNGYSASSPINDLGVIAPTAALSSMPYTPNESLRAARFFYYMLGDKLWSNYGFYDAFSLNTPWFSNSYLAIDEGPIVVMIENYRTQLLWHLFMQNSDIQQGLTKLGFTY; translated from the coding sequence ATGAGAAAATTGAGTTTTTTATTAGCTATTATCATTATTGTTGCTTCATGTGGCAAAAATAACGAACCGGTTGTGCCGGATGTTACTTCATTGTCTGTTGTCAGCGTACAGATCAACGGCTCTTCATTAACTAATAATGGAAATTTTCATGGCGTTGCAGGTGGTGTTCAGGTCGCAAAGATCGTTTTCAATAATACAGTCGATCCCAGCTCTATCGTTACCTCCGGCTTGTCGTTCGGAGGTACAATCGGTTCAAACTACAAGGCTACGCAAGGCGATAATAAACAGACTATTGTTTTGACCTCTACTGCTTCGGTAGCGCCATTGACTTCGTTTACATTTTCAATAAATACCGGAGTTAATCTTGGAGGGAAAATTGTGACCGGTTTCTCGTCGCAATATATGACCGCCATCGATAGCACTGCCAAATTCCCAACTCTTTCGGATAATGATCTGCTGACATTAATACAGCAGAAAACCTTGAGTTATTTTACCGACTATGCTCATCCGGTTTCGGGTATGGCTCGTGAGCGGCTTGGTTCGGGCGAGACTGTTACTACTGGCGGTTCCGGCTTCGGACTAATGGCAATGCTAGTGGGTATCGAGAGAGGTTTTCTTACACGTTCAGATGGTTTTTCGCGCATCAATAAAGTGGTTAATTTTCTCAATACACAGGCCGATAAATTCCATGGCGCGTTTCCGCATTGGATGAACGGAACAACAGGAAAGGTTATCCCGTTCAGCACAAAAGATGATGGAGGAGACTTGGTTGAAACAGCCTTTATGATGCAGGGATTGTTGTCCGTTCGTGAGTATTTCAAAAACGGGAATTCAAGCGAACAGGCAATGTGCGATACTATTCAAAAATTGTGGCAGAATGTGGAATGGGATTGGTATCGCCAAAACGGACAGAACGTCCTTTACTGGCATTGGTCGCCCGATTACGGCTGGGCAATGAATATGCCTATAGCAGGCTATAATGAGGCTTTGATTGTGTATATACTGGCGGCTGCTTCTCCAACTCATTCAATACCCAAAGAGGTTTATACCAATGGCTGGGCTAAAAATGGCGGAATAACGAATGGTAAGACGTTTGAAGGGACAATTTTACCCTTGGGAAGCGATTACGGAGGACCGTTATTCTTTACGCATTACTCTTTTTTAGGGCTCGATCCGCGTAACCTGAGAGACCAATATGCCTCTTATTGGCAACAAAACACGGCTCATGCCAAGATTAATAATATGTACTGCATTCGAAATCCGGGAGGCTATTACGGCTATAGTGCCGACTCTTGGGGATTGACAGCAAGCGATATTCCGAACGGATATTCGGCAAGTTCGCCTATCAATGACTTAGGTGTGATTGCACCAACGGCGGCCCTTTCGTCCATGCCTTACACGCCTAACGAAAGCCTTCGTGCTGCACGTTTTTTCTATTATATGCTAGGAGACAAACTCTGGAGCAATTACGGCTTTTACGATGCATTCTCTCTCAATACACCTTGGTTCTCCAACTCATATCTGGCAATCGACGAAGGACCGATTGTGGTGATGATAGAAAATTATCGTACGCAATTGCTTTGGCATCTGTTTATGCAAAACAGTGATATTCAGCAAGGGTTGACAAAGCTGGGCTTTACTTATTAA
- a CDS encoding family 43 glycosylhydrolase: MTYQIKGIVTDSTGAPLPGAQLMVKHGVVSASSDGQGRFTMTVSPDDKSLVCYFPGMKFTETPISPILTTINLRMFPDHQNHSITRQQSQATPWFDPDNDRPKTYCNPVNIDYNFEYFNHSNNKGISCRSTADPMIVPYKGKYYLFSTNQSGYYVSDDLTKWKYVFAGFQRKPNDDDPCAPAVEVFGDTLVMLGSTYKELPVWYTTHPDDGRWKHLAETALLPHWDPDLFLDDDGRLYLYYGSSNEFPTKGVEYDRASFRPKSVIHDLILLHPELHGWERFGMNNDDSVTLKPFVEGSFMTKHDGKYYLQYGAPGTEFKVYADGVYVSDKPLGPFVYQRHNPFSYKPGGFVLGAGHGGTFKDNYGNYWHIATCMLSLRETFERRIGLYPAGFDKEGTLFANTAFGDYPTTIPRASEDHAKGNFTGWMLLSLHKKVWASSSDSIYQPENAADENMRTYWAAATGNPGEWFVMDLGAEKQVNAIQVNYYEHKANQCGKAMDVYHQYKIFASPDGKNWQLTVDKSNNDLDVPHDYVELKQPLATRYLKIENVHSASGNFALMDFRVFGKSEGQTPAVVSKFVTVRDKKDTRNATIKWQAVAGAYGYNIRFGIAPDQLYNCITVYDATTYDMRGLDKDTNYWFAIEALGESGVSLLSKPVKCQ; this comes from the coding sequence ATGACATATCAAATAAAAGGTATCGTTACAGACAGCACAGGCGCTCCATTGCCCGGAGCTCAACTTATGGTGAAACACGGGGTGGTTTCCGCTTCAAGTGATGGCCAAGGCCGTTTTACAATGACGGTCAGCCCGGACGACAAGTCATTGGTTTGCTATTTTCCCGGCATGAAATTTACCGAGACTCCCATCTCACCAATCCTCACTACGATTAACTTGCGTATGTTTCCCGATCACCAGAATCATTCTATCACGCGTCAACAATCACAGGCAACTCCCTGGTTCGATCCGGACAATGATCGTCCGAAAACTTATTGCAACCCGGTAAATATTGACTATAACTTTGAATATTTCAACCATAGCAACAACAAAGGCATTTCGTGCAGATCTACCGCCGATCCGATGATTGTGCCGTATAAAGGAAAATATTACCTTTTTTCGACCAATCAATCCGGTTATTACGTTTCGGATGATTTGACAAAATGGAAATACGTTTTCGCCGGTTTTCAGCGTAAACCCAACGATGACGATCCGTGCGCTCCCGCAGTAGAAGTGTTTGGCGATACATTGGTAATGCTCGGCTCTACGTATAAAGAGTTGCCGGTTTGGTACACAACTCACCCTGACGACGGTCGATGGAAACATCTGGCAGAAACGGCTCTGCTGCCTCACTGGGATCCAGATCTTTTTCTCGACGATGATGGACGTCTGTATCTTTATTATGGTTCCAGCAACGAATTCCCGACTAAAGGCGTTGAATACGATCGTGCATCCTTTCGTCCCAAAAGCGTTATCCATGATTTGATTCTGTTGCATCCCGAGCTTCACGGATGGGAGCGCTTCGGAATGAACAATGATGATTCTGTAACACTTAAACCCTTTGTTGAAGGTTCGTTCATGACGAAGCACGATGGGAAATATTATCTTCAGTATGGAGCTCCCGGTACCGAATTCAAAGTGTATGCCGATGGCGTTTACGTGTCGGACAAGCCGTTAGGACCATTCGTTTATCAACGACACAATCCGTTTTCATACAAACCCGGAGGTTTTGTGTTGGGGGCCGGACATGGCGGAACATTCAAAGATAATTACGGAAACTACTGGCACATAGCCACCTGTATGTTGTCGCTCAGAGAAACGTTTGAACGTCGTATCGGACTCTATCCGGCAGGATTTGATAAGGAGGGTACTTTGTTTGCCAATACTGCGTTCGGCGATTATCCCACCACGATTCCGCGTGCTTCCGAAGATCATGCTAAAGGCAACTTTACCGGCTGGATGTTGCTGTCGTTGCACAAAAAGGTGTGGGCTTCATCATCCGACAGCATCTACCAGCCCGAAAATGCGGCTGATGAAAACATGAGGACGTATTGGGCTGCCGCTACCGGCAATCCCGGAGAGTGGTTTGTAATGGATTTAGGCGCTGAAAAACAGGTTAACGCCATTCAGGTCAATTATTATGAACACAAAGCAAACCAATGTGGTAAAGCAATGGATGTGTATCATCAGTACAAAATTTTCGCCTCGCCCGATGGCAAAAATTGGCAATTGACGGTAGATAAAAGCAATAACGATCTCGACGTTCCTCACGACTATGTGGAACTGAAGCAACCCCTGGCAACACGTTACCTGAAAATTGAAAACGTCCATTCGGCAAGCGGTAATTTTGCGTTGATGGATTTCCGGGTATTCGGCAAATCGGAAGGACAAACACCTGCAGTAGTTAGTAAATTTGTAACCGTAAGAGACAAGAAAGATACCCGCAATGCAACGATAAAGTGGCAAGCTGTAGCCGGAGCCTACGGTTACAATATTCGCTTCGGAATAGCTCCGGATCAGCTTTACAACTGCATTACAGTGTATGATGCAACTACATACGACATGAGAGGTCTGGATAAGGACACCAATTATTGGTTTGCTATTGAAGCATTAGGCGAGAGTGGGGTATCACTGTTGTCAAAACCGGTTAAATGCCAGTGA